Proteins encoded in a region of the Stieleria neptunia genome:
- the tsf gene encoding translation elongation factor Ts, whose protein sequence is MAISAKDVSELRKSTGAGMMDCKKALQESGGDIEGALDYLRKKGQKVAAKRADREANEGVVVALVDGGKGVLLSLSCETDFVAKNDEFIAFAEKLAKLALDSGASTKEEIGALELDGETVSEKLVERTGTIGEKIEIADFQTIEGDNLASYIHAGSKIGVLLSYKDGGKDDAGDFFRKVAMHVAAMKPSILTPDEFDEELVAKETEALQGQIKVENEDRARLGKTLKTVPQYASRSQLTPEVMQKVEDEIKAELKAEGKPEKIWDKIVPGKLERFIADNTLLDQERCLLSQFYALDDTKTVEAAVKEFSPEAEVVAFKRVAVGSAS, encoded by the coding sequence ATGGCGATTTCAGCCAAAGATGTAAGCGAACTGCGCAAGTCCACCGGTGCCGGCATGATGGACTGCAAGAAGGCACTGCAAGAGTCCGGTGGTGACATCGAAGGCGCGTTGGACTACCTGCGCAAAAAAGGTCAAAAGGTGGCGGCCAAACGTGCCGACCGCGAAGCCAACGAAGGTGTCGTGGTGGCATTGGTCGACGGCGGAAAGGGCGTGTTGCTCTCGCTCAGCTGCGAAACCGACTTTGTGGCAAAGAACGACGAGTTCATCGCGTTTGCCGAAAAGCTGGCCAAGCTTGCCTTGGACAGTGGTGCATCGACCAAAGAAGAAATCGGCGCGCTCGAGCTGGACGGAGAAACCGTTTCAGAGAAACTGGTCGAACGCACCGGAACGATCGGCGAGAAGATCGAGATCGCGGATTTTCAAACGATCGAAGGCGACAACCTGGCGTCCTACATTCACGCCGGAAGCAAGATCGGCGTGTTGTTGTCCTACAAAGACGGCGGCAAGGACGATGCCGGCGATTTCTTCCGCAAGGTGGCGATGCACGTTGCCGCCATGAAGCCCTCGATTCTGACGCCCGATGAGTTTGACGAAGAACTGGTCGCCAAAGAAACCGAGGCCCTGCAGGGACAGATCAAGGTCGAGAACGAAGACCGTGCCCGGTTGGGCAAGACGCTCAAGACGGTGCCCCAATATGCGAGCCGTTCGCAATTGACACCTGAAGTCATGCAAAAGGTCGAAGACGAGATCAAAGCGGAACTGAAGGCCGAAGGCAAACCGGAAAAGATCTGGGACAAGATCGTCCCCGGTAAACTGGAACGCTTCATCGCCGACAACACGCTGCTGGATCAAGAGCGGTGCCTGTTGAGCCAGTTCTACGCGCTCGACGATACTAAAACCGTCGAAGCGGCCGTGAAAGAGTTCAGCCCCGAAGCCGAAGTGGTCGCGTTCAAACGTGTCGCCGTCGGTTCGGCGTCCTGA
- the rpsB gene encoding 30S ribosomal protein S2 → MSNPIVQEMIEAGVHFGHRTSLWNPKMKPYIFGSKNQIHILDIRETLRGMLRAKKYLGQVASGGSLILFVGTKRQAGEAIEEQASRCGMPFVSERWLGGTLTNFRTIRSRLGRLEELETIRGSDAINSYSKKMQSALNREYRKMYRNLNGLRTMNRLPECLFIVDPGKERNAVREAKRLGITTVGLIDTDSDPSLIDLPIPGNDDGIRSIELILKQLADAVNSGKGQTDVGAPPAPAEAAPAPAQAAPAEAAPAEAAPAEPAAEATAEPGAAEAAPEA, encoded by the coding sequence ATGTCTAATCCGATCGTTCAAGAGATGATTGAAGCCGGTGTCCATTTTGGTCACCGGACGAGTTTGTGGAACCCGAAGATGAAGCCATACATCTTCGGCAGCAAGAACCAGATCCACATTTTGGACATCCGCGAAACGCTTCGTGGGATGCTCCGTGCCAAGAAGTACCTGGGGCAAGTCGCCTCGGGCGGTTCGTTGATTTTGTTCGTCGGGACCAAGCGTCAAGCCGGCGAAGCGATCGAGGAGCAAGCGAGTCGCTGCGGCATGCCGTTCGTCAGCGAGCGTTGGTTGGGAGGAACCTTGACCAATTTCCGCACCATTCGCAGTCGACTGGGACGTTTGGAAGAGCTGGAAACGATTCGCGGTAGTGACGCGATCAACAGTTACAGCAAGAAGATGCAGTCGGCACTCAATCGCGAGTACCGCAAGATGTATCGCAACTTGAACGGTCTGCGGACGATGAACCGCTTGCCCGAATGTTTGTTCATTGTCGATCCGGGCAAGGAGCGAAATGCGGTCCGTGAAGCGAAACGGTTGGGCATCACCACGGTGGGATTGATCGATACCGACAGTGACCCCTCCCTGATCGATCTTCCGATTCCTGGCAACGACGACGGGATTCGCAGCATCGAATTGATCCTGAAACAACTGGCAGACGCCGTCAACAGCGGCAAGGGGCAGACCGACGTCGGGGCTCCCCCGGCACCGGCCGAAGCGGCTCCCGCACCGGCCCAGGCTGCACCGGCCGAAGCCGCACCTGCCGAAGCTGCGCCGGCTGAACCGGCCGCCGAGGCGACCGCCGAACCCGGAGCGGCCGAAGCGGCTCCTGAAGCCTAG
- a CDS encoding apolipoprotein acyltransferase: MTTAAFVERCRELAAGSGCSEQTPCSPGPELSESESLIGFFQLFRPDGGDLHGLFDVLRQGDQLSERLQNAYQAAGDDRRPQGGRDAFFIVRSPSPLAPEQAEHLGATWIQGLQQLAEAVADSHVAQQLASPPKIRVLEGIPPKHPKQPHQRSELLNVFLDHAPGLTEKVAGVDPHAELLRPAYYFIACDAMLRDYLMWPFYAEQTGLADPFDSYFTLWAHGVKFRIFQENQIDLYLPRHPDGS, encoded by the coding sequence ATGACCACCGCCGCTTTTGTTGAACGTTGCCGCGAACTTGCCGCCGGATCCGGGTGCAGTGAGCAAACCCCGTGCAGCCCCGGACCGGAATTGTCCGAATCCGAATCATTGATCGGATTCTTCCAACTGTTTCGGCCAGACGGCGGTGACCTCCACGGCCTTTTTGATGTTCTGCGGCAAGGTGACCAACTTTCCGAGCGGCTGCAGAATGCCTACCAGGCCGCCGGCGATGATCGACGCCCCCAGGGCGGACGCGACGCGTTTTTCATCGTCCGATCCCCGTCCCCCTTGGCGCCCGAACAGGCCGAACACCTCGGCGCGACCTGGATCCAAGGCCTGCAGCAACTCGCCGAAGCCGTCGCCGACTCGCACGTCGCCCAGCAACTCGCCTCGCCGCCCAAAATCCGCGTCCTGGAAGGCATTCCCCCGAAACACCCCAAACAACCCCACCAGCGCAGCGAACTGCTGAACGTGTTCCTGGATCACGCCCCCGGTCTGACGGAAAAAGTCGCGGGAGTCGACCCGCACGCCGAATTGCTGCGGCCGGCTTACTACTTCATCGCCTGCGACGCCATGCTCCGCGACTATTTGATGTGGCCGTTTTATGCTGAGCAAACGGGGCTCGCCGACCCGTTCGACAGCTATTTCACGCTCTGGGCCCACGGGGTCAAGTTCCGGATCTTCCAGGAAAACCAAATCGATCTGTACCTGCCCCGGCACCCGGATGGTTCCTAG
- a CDS encoding SH3 domain-containing protein — MDVLSPKKRFCTRGTLAALPLLFPLTLGFVAPIALGPEARAQESEAAATDLDDAAPYIVFVAEPAAFTRCGPGTDHYRTEPLRRGQELEVYVETADGWLGVRPPEKSFCWMPADAVELSADEQTATIREDKTVAWIGTRLGKARRYRWQVQLDAGEVVFVLGKNEREGSTGSKTWLRIVPPSGEFRWIHRGDVVESAEQLADRVARAEPDLQPRGDIATVVLNADANPKLATLQSADGSEPSPRPLANSTRRGTGTEALRETDVIPELKPAPENSVAENSAPRGPQPRTLADRAIQFHRGAQAEDFEDRGAVIGSGLKAGWKDDSVETSEAGLSTDADSQSILSADRLTELPANGAAAAASAIAEPLRRMTDVVANFISPPRLVEIDSSHANAFQPNSPADRRWSVGSGRSIDAPPASLASAQPGDLTHLPQARYPEPPAPQTLSPQATSVALQSPAMTQTGVMQTGALQATTLAPIPPRPAVPSRIVTVDQIARVEDAVAAANLDTISQVLSKLMAEGASADELDPLIRRTERLLRSGDVNNATRTRDLLNLAQRYRNVAARRDGVTTIQSASLAGNVQPIDTAVRQAGSLETTASRPTDLAPSPLSQPPVASAPPTQSSLDSATGTATGYLVQVYSSRANSPPYALTDDAGLTVAYVTPYPGVNLRNHLNSKVAVSGNEKLLEGMSTPHILVDRAIRR, encoded by the coding sequence ATGGATGTCTTGTCACCAAAGAAACGATTTTGCACCCGCGGCACGCTCGCCGCGCTGCCCCTGCTGTTTCCATTGACCCTCGGCTTCGTCGCCCCCATCGCCCTGGGGCCCGAAGCTCGGGCTCAGGAATCCGAAGCCGCCGCGACCGATCTCGACGACGCTGCTCCCTACATCGTGTTCGTCGCCGAGCCCGCCGCGTTCACCCGCTGCGGCCCCGGCACCGACCACTATCGCACCGAGCCCCTGCGCCGTGGGCAAGAGCTGGAGGTCTATGTCGAAACCGCCGATGGCTGGCTGGGTGTCCGGCCGCCGGAGAAGAGTTTTTGCTGGATGCCGGCCGACGCGGTGGAGTTGTCCGCAGACGAACAAACGGCGACCATCCGCGAAGACAAAACCGTCGCCTGGATCGGAACCCGACTGGGAAAAGCGCGTCGGTATCGCTGGCAGGTCCAGCTCGATGCCGGCGAAGTCGTTTTTGTGTTGGGAAAGAACGAACGCGAGGGATCGACGGGCAGCAAAACGTGGCTGCGCATCGTTCCTCCGTCGGGAGAATTTCGCTGGATCCACCGCGGTGACGTCGTGGAGAGCGCCGAGCAACTGGCTGACCGCGTGGCCCGTGCCGAACCCGACTTGCAACCTCGCGGCGACATCGCCACCGTCGTCTTGAACGCCGACGCCAACCCCAAACTTGCAACGCTTCAATCCGCCGACGGCTCGGAGCCTTCCCCGCGCCCCCTGGCAAATTCCACACGACGCGGAACGGGAACCGAGGCGCTGCGCGAGACCGACGTGATCCCCGAACTGAAACCGGCACCGGAAAACAGCGTTGCCGAAAACAGCGCCCCCCGGGGGCCGCAACCGCGGACACTCGCCGATCGCGCGATCCAGTTTCATCGCGGCGCCCAAGCCGAGGACTTTGAAGACCGCGGCGCTGTAATCGGAAGCGGCTTGAAGGCGGGTTGGAAAGACGATTCCGTCGAAACCTCCGAAGCCGGACTCTCGACCGACGCGGACTCCCAATCCATCCTCAGCGCAGACCGATTGACCGAACTGCCGGCCAACGGCGCCGCAGCTGCCGCCTCCGCCATCGCGGAACCCCTGCGCCGGATGACCGATGTCGTGGCCAACTTCATCAGCCCTCCCCGGCTGGTCGAAATCGATTCCTCCCACGCCAACGCGTTCCAACCGAATTCGCCGGCCGATCGCCGCTGGAGCGTCGGCTCGGGACGATCGATCGATGCACCGCCGGCATCGCTCGCCTCCGCTCAGCCGGGTGACTTGACGCACTTGCCCCAAGCTCGGTACCCGGAACCCCCAGCCCCGCAAACGCTGTCCCCGCAAGCCACGTCTGTGGCGCTGCAGTCCCCCGCCATGACGCAGACCGGCGTGATGCAGACCGGGGCACTCCAGGCCACGACGTTGGCGCCTATCCCGCCCCGCCCCGCCGTGCCCTCGCGGATCGTGACGGTGGATCAGATCGCGCGCGTCGAAGATGCGGTCGCCGCTGCAAACCTGGACACGATCAGCCAAGTCCTCTCCAAATTGATGGCCGAGGGCGCGTCCGCTGACGAACTGGATCCATTGATCCGCCGCACCGAGCGGCTGCTCCGATCGGGCGACGTCAACAACGCCACGCGCACACGTGACCTGCTCAATCTCGCGCAGCGCTATCGGAACGTCGCCGCCCGACGCGATGGCGTGACGACCATTCAATCGGCGTCGCTGGCCGGCAACGTCCAACCGATCGACACGGCGGTGCGACAAGCCGGCTCACTTGAGACCACCGCCTCCCGACCGACCGACCTCGCCCCCTCGCCGCTGAGCCAGCCCCCGGTCGCTTCGGCACCACCGACCCAATCGTCACTCGATTCGGCCACCGGCACCGCGACCGGCTATCTGGTCCAAGTCTATTCGTCACGCGCCAACAGTCCCCCATACGCATTGACCGACGACGCGGGACTGACGGTCGCCTACGTCACGCCCTACCCGGGCGTGAACCTTCGCAACCATCTCAATAGCAAGGTCGCCGTCAGCGGTAACGAGAAACTGCTCGAGGGCATGAGCACCCCACACATCCTGGTCGACCGCGCGATCCGGCGTTAA